The bacterium genome has a window encoding:
- a CDS encoding VCBS repeat-containing protein, giving the protein MRSVVFAIPFIFITLTSHGSGLELSSAPVPEALPTTPLLTGQIPHSKVARGSGAIAMAYLSSPTRRYAHGVLGDKIEAASLTLVLDDGKELRYDLPETRVFEDLQPRLVDLDGKEADEVVVVETDLDLGASLAVYGLHNGKVIKIAATPFIGHANRWLNPIGVGDFNGDSVMDVALVSTPHIGGILKFYSYTPPRLTSYAQMGGVSTHSIGSTALGMGKVVKGEIKDLILAPSQRHNELLLLEWMDGNIVESARVTLPANISSDLVPTGYNQWTFKLENGACFTVNAIP; this is encoded by the coding sequence ATGAGAAGCGTTGTCTTTGCCATACCCTTCATCTTTATCACGCTCACCTCTCACGGATCAGGGCTTGAACTGTCAAGCGCACCCGTGCCTGAAGCTTTACCGACCACACCCCTCCTTACCGGGCAGATCCCGCACTCAAAGGTAGCCCGGGGAAGTGGGGCCATTGCCATGGCATACCTCAGTTCACCCACCAGGCGCTACGCTCACGGGGTTCTCGGGGATAAGATAGAGGCGGCAAGCCTGACCCTTGTTCTCGATGATGGCAAGGAGCTGAGATACGACCTCCCGGAAACCCGAGTTTTTGAAGACCTTCAGCCGCGCCTCGTCGACCTCGACGGGAAGGAGGCGGATGAGGTTGTTGTCGTTGAGACTGATCTCGACCTCGGCGCGTCCCTCGCTGTATACGGGCTTCATAACGGTAAGGTGATAAAAATTGCTGCAACGCCGTTCATAGGGCATGCCAATCGCTGGCTCAATCCAATAGGCGTTGGGGATTTTAACGGCGACTCGGTGATGGATGTTGCTCTCGTATCCACTCCCCATATAGGGGGAATCCTGAAGTTCTACTCATACACACCACCCAGGCTGACCAGCTATGCCCAAATGGGTGGAGTCAGTACCCATTCCATCGGCAGCACAGCTCTGGGGATGGGCAAAGTCGTAAAGGGTGAGATTAAGGACCTCATCCTCGCGCCCTCCCAACGGCACAACGAACTACTGCTCCTGGAATGGATGGATGGGAATATAGTGGAAAGCGCCAGGGTGACTCTACCAGCAAATATAAGCAGCGATCTTGTGCCGACAGGCTATAACCAGTGGACGTTCAAACTTGAAAATGGAGCCTGTTTCACAGTCAATGCCATTCCTTAA